Proteins encoded in a region of the Planococcus shixiaomingii genome:
- a CDS encoding class I SAM-dependent methyltransferase, producing MKLYKELAEWWPWMSPYTEYEEEASLYLAIIQRHRPDIRTAVEFGSGGGSNAFYLKKQFPMVLSDLSPEMLEVSRRLNPDCEHLQGDMRNINVGATFDLVFIHDAITYFTEESDLLAVMKNARKHLNEKGILFIMTDQFKETFQPETSHGGIDKDGRGFRYLEWTYDSDPADGVTETEYLYIMKNEKGEVFREFDSSRSGLFSMGTWERLLAEAGFKSTFERIDYSTETGIYYGIVAEPVSSA from the coding sequence ATGAAATTGTACAAAGAGTTAGCGGAGTGGTGGCCCTGGATGTCACCTTATACGGAGTATGAAGAAGAAGCTTCCCTGTATTTGGCCATTATTCAACGCCATCGCCCGGACATCAGAACGGCAGTCGAGTTTGGATCGGGAGGAGGCAGCAATGCGTTCTATTTAAAAAAGCAATTCCCTATGGTCTTATCCGACTTGTCTCCGGAAATGCTGGAGGTGAGCCGGCGGCTAAATCCGGATTGCGAGCACCTGCAGGGGGATATGCGCAACATCAACGTTGGCGCAACATTCGATCTGGTGTTTATCCATGACGCCATCACGTATTTTACGGAAGAATCCGATTTGCTGGCAGTCATGAAAAATGCAAGAAAGCATTTAAATGAGAAAGGCATCCTGTTTATCATGACGGACCAGTTTAAAGAGACTTTTCAACCGGAAACGAGCCACGGAGGCATCGATAAAGATGGACGAGGTTTTCGCTATTTGGAGTGGACGTATGACAGCGATCCGGCAGACGGTGTGACCGAAACGGAATATCTCTATATTATGAAAAACGAAAAAGGAGAGGTTTTTAGGGAGTTTGACAGCTCGCGTTCCGGATTGTTTTCCATGGGCACTTGGGAAAGGCTGCTTGCAGAGGCCGGCTTCAAATCAACTTTCGAACGCATCGATTATTCGACGGAAACTGGAATTTACTACGGAATTGTCGCCGAACCCGTTTCATCGGCATGA
- a CDS encoding RDD family protein: MNPLAKKRAKAILIDTVISNAVSLAFEPLLRKKVKNEMFIVVVAPTLYLWGLEYAQLRLGGQTVGQKMAGIEVESEEGGKLTSEQILKRVVHRDLASSFIYLADRKKYDAFGGEKFPHDIYSRTFVKEV; the protein is encoded by the coding sequence ATGAATCCATTAGCGAAAAAACGCGCCAAAGCGATTTTGATCGATACAGTCATTTCAAATGCTGTGTCACTTGCTTTTGAACCGCTTCTGCGAAAAAAAGTGAAAAATGAAATGTTCATTGTTGTAGTGGCTCCGACTCTATATCTTTGGGGACTGGAATATGCCCAGCTTCGCTTAGGTGGCCAAACTGTCGGTCAAAAGATGGCGGGCATCGAAGTTGAAAGTGAGGAAGGCGGCAAGCTGACATCCGAACAAATTCTAAAGCGTGTCGTGCACCGCGATTTGGCCAGCTCTTTCATCTATTTGGCTGACCGGAAAAAGTATGACGCCTTTGGAGGAGAGAAATTTCCTCATGATATTTACTCCCGGACTTTTGTCAAAGAAGTATAA
- a CDS encoding ATP-grasp domain-containing protein, which yields MASDAQKRVLILSGIAHMIDVVKTAKKLGFYTIVVDRDAGSPAKAYADKSYDVSTSDIEKMLEIAEAEKVDGVFNAFDDVNTWNALALCEKLNLPYYATEEQLQVCSDKEKFKECCRSFGVPVIEEYKIDGNLSDEVLAQLEFPVIVKPVDSYASKGITVCHSIEAVKDGYEKALKFSKSQNVIVEPFVDNSYGVQMFYTVHQGNIVLSGVVDRYVHKQTEEHPPLPIAMVFPSQHQDLYIKEVDPNVRRMIKGLGIENGLVFIQSLFENDNFYVYEMGFRFSGELHYKIIEKQTGINLMEMMLDFSVGSNIDDYKIEKYDNGYTPLPSCNLPILLNKGTIDKIVGLEQVQNLPAVVSSVITRSAGETIETIGNYSQMLGRFNLVSETVEELNETILAIHETLHVFSTEGEDMITVKFLPAQEEISR from the coding sequence ATGGCCAGTGATGCACAAAAACGGGTTTTGATTCTCAGCGGGATCGCCCATATGATCGATGTCGTAAAGACTGCTAAAAAGTTAGGATTCTATACCATCGTAGTTGACCGGGATGCAGGTTCTCCGGCTAAAGCATACGCGGATAAATCTTATGATGTCAGCACATCCGATATTGAAAAAATGCTGGAAATTGCTGAAGCGGAAAAAGTTGACGGTGTTTTTAACGCTTTTGATGACGTCAATACGTGGAATGCCTTAGCGCTATGCGAGAAACTGAATCTCCCATATTATGCGACAGAAGAACAGTTGCAGGTTTGTTCAGACAAAGAGAAGTTCAAGGAATGCTGCAGAAGTTTCGGTGTACCTGTAATCGAAGAATATAAAATCGATGGAAACTTGAGTGATGAAGTTTTAGCCCAACTGGAATTTCCGGTAATCGTTAAACCTGTGGACAGTTATGCCAGCAAAGGGATAACTGTTTGCCACAGCATTGAAGCCGTAAAAGACGGCTATGAAAAAGCCTTGAAATTTTCAAAATCTCAAAACGTCATTGTGGAGCCTTTTGTTGATAACTCCTACGGCGTCCAAATGTTCTATACTGTCCACCAAGGCAATATCGTCTTGTCAGGGGTAGTGGATCGCTATGTCCATAAACAGACTGAAGAACATCCTCCGTTGCCTATTGCGATGGTCTTCCCTTCCCAGCATCAGGACCTTTACATAAAGGAAGTTGATCCTAATGTGCGCCGCATGATCAAAGGGCTGGGCATTGAAAACGGCCTTGTGTTCATTCAATCCCTTTTCGAAAATGATAACTTCTACGTTTATGAAATGGGCTTCCGGTTCAGCGGGGAACTGCATTACAAGATCATCGAAAAACAAACCGGCATCAACTTGATGGAAATGATGCTCGATTTTTCAGTCGGCAGCAACATAGACGACTACAAAATCGAAAAGTACGATAACGGCTATACTCCACTTCCTTCGTGCAACTTGCCCATTCTGTTGAATAAGGGGACTATCGATAAAATAGTCGGATTAGAACAAGTCCAAAACTTGCCTGCAGTTGTATCAAGTGTCATCACCCGGTCTGCCGGAGAGACAATCGAAACAATCGGCAACTATTCTCAAATGCTCGGCAGATTCAATCTTGTTTCCGAAACAGTGGAAGAATTGAACGAAACCATACTTGCGATACACGAGACGCTGCATGTTTTCTCCACAGAAGGAGAAGATATGATTACCGTCAAATTCCTTCCTGCCCAAGAGGAAATTTCAAGATAA
- a CDS encoding PucR family transcriptional regulator produces the protein MIEQLRKIYSSLLVYNEEYENFDPNYKWFVADSNDIFGIHQKELTGKDIALLTAFLSPYNTKFPPLTTAEQKWKKAIFATESQPFPAFQLDHPYRFIYFSINQNQITPGFFHEAIQELFAMPVPILWENEHEGIIIEEQNQDEDSPSYEEMIDILMSDLYVKINFFVGPFREGFETIRPYYRSVTRDAKKVFAYSDKTVITYIDAAPYLLIDQIAPEFRRELGINLLQEYINDEETLKMLETFFLSNLNISETAKELHMHRNSLQYRLDRFFEKTGIDVRQFHKAMPVYLAMLARE, from the coding sequence ATGATCGAGCAACTACGCAAAATTTATTCTTCACTCCTTGTCTATAATGAAGAATATGAAAACTTTGATCCCAACTATAAATGGTTTGTGGCGGATTCCAATGACATTTTCGGAATCCATCAAAAGGAATTGACCGGAAAAGACATCGCATTATTGACCGCTTTTCTGTCACCATACAATACAAAGTTCCCCCCTCTTACAACTGCGGAACAGAAATGGAAAAAAGCGATTTTCGCAACTGAATCGCAGCCTTTCCCAGCTTTTCAATTGGACCACCCTTACCGTTTCATCTATTTTTCCATTAACCAAAACCAGATTACGCCTGGCTTTTTCCACGAGGCCATCCAAGAGCTTTTTGCTATGCCGGTGCCGATTCTGTGGGAAAACGAACATGAAGGCATTATTATTGAAGAACAGAATCAGGATGAAGACAGCCCGTCATACGAAGAAATGATTGATATCCTGATGAGCGATTTATACGTAAAAATCAATTTCTTTGTTGGGCCTTTCCGAGAAGGATTTGAAACGATTCGTCCGTATTACCGCTCTGTAACGCGAGATGCCAAAAAAGTGTTCGCTTATTCGGACAAGACGGTCATCACGTATATCGATGCAGCACCTTATTTGCTGATTGACCAAATTGCGCCTGAATTCCGCCGCGAACTCGGCATCAATCTCTTGCAGGAGTATATTAACGATGAAGAAACGTTGAAAATGCTCGAAACCTTCTTCCTAAGCAATTTGAATATATCAGAGACTGCTAAAGAATTGCATATGCACCGCAATAGCCTGCAATACCGGCTGGACCGTTTTTTTGAAAAAACAGGCATCGATGTACGCCAATTCCATAAAGCCATGCCCGTTTATTTGGCGATGCTTGCTCGGGAATGA
- a CDS encoding ABC transporter ATP-binding protein: protein MAGLNLVNIRKEYDKGVVSVQDFNLEIRDKEFLVLVGPSGCGKSTTLRMIAGLEDITDGDLYIGEKRVNDVSPKDRDIAMVFQNYALYPHMNVYDNMAFSLKLRKMKKDEIKKRVDNAARILNLEEYLYRKPKALSGGQRQRVALGRAIVRDAEVFLMDEPLSNLDAKLRVQMRAEIQKLHQRLQTTTVYVTHDQTEAMTMATRLVVMKSGFIQQVGTPKEVYDLPDNMFVASFIGSPAMNFFFGKLEGNYFIMGDQKILVPQGKVQNLRDQGFEGKEIVLGVRPEDIHDEPVFIDVSPETKFRAKIEVAELMGAEIILYSQVASQDFVARVDSRFNVEAGQSLDLAFDMSKAHFFDKSTELRIK from the coding sequence ATGGCTGGATTGAATTTAGTTAACATTCGTAAAGAATATGATAAAGGCGTAGTATCTGTGCAAGACTTTAACTTGGAAATCCGCGATAAGGAATTCCTCGTACTTGTCGGCCCGTCCGGCTGTGGGAAATCAACAACGCTTCGCATGATCGCAGGACTTGAAGACATTACAGACGGCGATTTGTACATTGGCGAAAAACGCGTAAACGATGTGTCGCCAAAAGACCGCGACATCGCAATGGTGTTCCAGAACTATGCTTTGTACCCGCACATGAACGTCTATGACAACATGGCGTTTTCATTGAAATTGCGCAAAATGAAAAAAGACGAAATCAAAAAACGCGTCGACAACGCGGCACGCATCCTGAACCTTGAGGAATATCTATACCGCAAGCCGAAGGCATTATCCGGCGGTCAGCGCCAGCGTGTTGCTTTGGGCCGTGCCATCGTACGCGATGCGGAAGTATTTCTTATGGATGAGCCGCTTTCCAACTTGGATGCGAAATTGCGCGTTCAGATGCGCGCGGAAATCCAAAAGCTTCACCAGCGCTTGCAGACAACAACTGTCTACGTAACGCATGACCAAACAGAAGCGATGACAATGGCGACACGCCTTGTTGTTATGAAATCCGGCTTTATTCAGCAAGTTGGAACGCCGAAAGAAGTATACGACCTGCCGGACAACATGTTCGTAGCCAGCTTCATCGGTTCACCGGCGATGAACTTCTTCTTCGGGAAACTTGAAGGCAACTACTTTATCATGGGCGACCAGAAAATCCTTGTGCCACAAGGCAAAGTGCAAAACTTGCGCGATCAAGGATTCGAAGGCAAAGAAATCGTGCTTGGCGTACGCCCGGAAGACATTCACGATGAGCCGGTCTTCATTGATGTTTCCCCGGAAACAAAATTCCGTGCGAAAATCGAAGTCGCTGAGTTGATGGGTGCGGAAATCATCCTTTATTCTCAAGTAGCATCTCAAGATTTCGTGGCGCGCGTCGATTCACGTTTCAACGTGGAAGCCGGCCAGTCGCTTGACTTGGCATTCGACATGAGCAAAGCGCATTTCTTCGACAAATCGACAGAACTTCGCATCAAGTAA
- a CDS encoding FUSC family protein, which yields MLRQAFAINKVPLPWAKAFGAGFCSAFPILIGYWFGYIQYGFIISLGGLAFLYTFNEPYVLRAKKIIFVVLGLSFSAGLGTVLSANPILSAVAVGIIGAAAAFFFGAYQFAGPSALFFVLVFLINANTDTDPSLAIVHAALVFAGGIVSLCYAMAGWFFSPLRVETAAVKEEYQQLALLMESADSSSFMESRQKTWWTIKKTEAILSSGYARWMESEEYWRLALLHKQAKLIYSEIVEYSNENKERFSFKAFESIRLIASAIDARPRETAKHMPLQDEENSTGLKKQIQQAYEYVSRNFSADEPFLKIPKPSFKTIFLGSFNKNSMVFFSALRFGIVLTIAALAANFFNELTSYWIPLTCAAVMSGATILSTFNRAIQRTFGTIVGILIAIAILSQKPEGLLIVAVIFLLMLLAELAIVLNYAVASVFVTPIALILAESTSTFGNISYFTSARLTDVIIGSAIGLIGTLLVGRRHASSLLPRLMAKTIRSQQRFISALFSIHSKKTTGEEMIEQRKMNTNLTNLRLVFSTAQGELSSNRNALETLQHVFFALEQLSFLLAKAADDKNRLPLSDAHLGQLLLVFEMMANTAEKNWHFSELPVPHIPRYKDIEREINDLQHAFKISSISAIN from the coding sequence ATGCTCAGACAAGCCTTTGCAATTAATAAAGTTCCACTTCCATGGGCCAAAGCCTTCGGAGCGGGATTTTGTTCCGCCTTTCCAATATTGATCGGGTACTGGTTTGGTTATATTCAATATGGATTCATTATATCGCTTGGCGGGCTCGCTTTCTTATATACGTTTAACGAACCTTATGTGCTGCGGGCAAAAAAAATCATCTTTGTTGTGCTCGGATTGTCTTTTTCTGCCGGACTCGGTACGGTGCTTTCTGCGAATCCGATTTTATCGGCCGTAGCTGTAGGAATAATAGGGGCTGCAGCAGCTTTTTTCTTTGGCGCGTACCAGTTTGCCGGCCCTTCAGCGCTGTTTTTTGTGCTGGTTTTTCTTATTAATGCCAATACGGACACAGATCCATCCTTAGCCATTGTTCATGCTGCTCTTGTCTTTGCTGGAGGCATTGTGTCTCTATGCTATGCAATGGCGGGCTGGTTTTTCTCGCCATTGCGAGTGGAAACAGCTGCTGTTAAAGAAGAATATCAACAGCTGGCTTTATTGATGGAGTCAGCAGATTCTTCAAGTTTTATGGAAAGCCGGCAAAAAACATGGTGGACGATAAAAAAGACGGAGGCTATTTTGTCTTCAGGCTATGCCCGGTGGATGGAATCAGAAGAATATTGGCGGCTGGCATTGCTTCATAAGCAAGCCAAACTTATTTATTCGGAAATAGTGGAGTACTCTAATGAAAATAAGGAAAGATTTTCCTTTAAGGCATTTGAAAGCATTCGACTGATTGCCTCCGCAATAGATGCCAGACCTCGAGAAACGGCTAAACATATGCCGCTTCAGGATGAAGAAAATTCGACAGGGCTGAAAAAACAGATACAGCAGGCATATGAATACGTATCAAGAAACTTTTCAGCGGATGAACCATTTTTGAAGATACCGAAGCCGAGCTTCAAAACAATATTTTTGGGTTCATTCAATAAGAATTCAATGGTCTTCTTTAGCGCACTTCGCTTTGGCATTGTGCTCACAATCGCTGCATTAGCTGCCAATTTCTTCAATGAACTAACTTCTTATTGGATTCCTTTAACATGTGCAGCTGTTATGTCGGGTGCCACGATTCTATCGACATTCAATCGCGCCATCCAACGGACCTTCGGCACCATTGTGGGAATACTGATTGCCATAGCGATCCTTTCCCAGAAGCCGGAAGGACTTCTTATTGTGGCTGTGATTTTCTTGCTGATGTTACTGGCTGAACTGGCGATTGTATTGAATTATGCAGTAGCTTCCGTTTTCGTAACACCTATTGCCTTAATACTTGCAGAAAGCACGTCAACCTTCGGAAATATTTCTTATTTTACTTCAGCGCGGCTAACCGATGTGATTATTGGATCAGCCATCGGATTGATTGGCACCTTGTTGGTGGGAAGGCGCCACGCATCGAGTTTGCTTCCGCGCTTAATGGCCAAAACCATCCGGAGCCAACAGCGATTTATCAGCGCACTGTTTTCAATTCATAGTAAAAAAACTACTGGAGAAGAAATGATTGAACAGCGGAAAATGAATACGAATCTTACAAATTTAAGACTGGTTTTCAGTACAGCGCAAGGCGAACTTTCCAGCAACAGAAATGCATTAGAGACATTGCAGCACGTTTTTTTCGCTTTAGAGCAGTTAAGTTTTTTATTGGCTAAAGCAGCTGATGATAAGAATCGTCTGCCTTTATCCGATGCCCACTTAGGACAGCTCCTTCTCGTATTTGAAATGATGGCAAATACGGCAGAAAAAAACTGGCATTTTTCCGAACTGCCCGTTCCTCATATACCAAGGTATAAAGATATTGAAAGAGAAATAAATGATTTGCAGCATGCATTCAAAATCAGTAGTATTTCGGCTATAAATTAA
- a CDS encoding TerC family protein: MEAILLEYLWVLLVLVALEGLLAADNAVVMAVMVKHLPPAQQKKALFYGLMGAFVFRFAALFMITLLVDVWQIQALGAAYLLFIAFKHIYDQRKGKEHTLEPEATKGSGFWMTVLKVELADIAFAIDSMLAAVALAITLPHLDLFGVSEIGGINSGQFAVMLAGGLVGIIIMRFAAHKFVKLLADYPQLETTAFVIVGWVGVKLTVLTLSHEKLGYLPADFAHSTEWKLIFWGVLLGIVAVGALISIKKKRDQKA; the protein is encoded by the coding sequence ATGGAAGCAATTTTATTGGAATATTTATGGGTTCTGCTGGTGCTTGTGGCGCTGGAAGGCTTGTTGGCTGCAGATAATGCGGTGGTTATGGCGGTCATGGTCAAGCACTTGCCGCCAGCGCAGCAGAAAAAAGCGTTATTTTACGGGTTGATGGGGGCATTCGTGTTCCGTTTTGCGGCGTTGTTCATGATCACGTTGCTAGTGGATGTTTGGCAGATTCAGGCTTTAGGGGCAGCATATCTGTTGTTTATCGCCTTTAAACATATTTACGATCAGCGAAAAGGCAAGGAGCATACCCTCGAACCGGAAGCGACAAAAGGTTCTGGTTTCTGGATGACGGTGTTGAAAGTTGAATTGGCGGATATCGCGTTTGCTATCGATTCAATGTTGGCTGCGGTCGCATTGGCCATTACGTTGCCTCATTTGGATTTGTTCGGGGTCAGTGAAATTGGCGGAATCAACTCTGGACAGTTCGCAGTAATGTTGGCGGGTGGACTGGTCGGGATTATCATTATGCGTTTCGCCGCCCATAAATTTGTTAAGCTGTTGGCAGATTACCCGCAATTGGAAACAACTGCCTTCGTTATTGTCGGCTGGGTAGGGGTCAAATTGACAGTTCTTACATTGTCACATGAAAAGCTTGGGTACTTGCCAGCTGACTTTGCCCATTCAACAGAATGGAAACTCATTTTCTGGGGTGTATTGCTTGGAATTGTAGCAGTTGGCGCATTGATCAGCATCAAGAAAAAGAGAGACCAGAAAGCTTAA
- a CDS encoding MerR family transcriptional regulator: protein MKIGEVAKLSGVSIRTVDYYTNCGLLAVERSQANYRLYPDTVLHTLDRIQLLKKQRMSIAEIQEVLKASDMGEAEELIEDVIEEFNCLQRKITYLEEQLKDAPAHVKLQISKTLENKMVAIATLLALL from the coding sequence ATGAAAATTGGCGAAGTCGCAAAACTGAGTGGCGTGTCCATTAGAACCGTTGATTATTATACAAATTGCGGACTATTGGCTGTTGAACGGTCTCAAGCGAATTATCGGCTGTACCCTGACACAGTTCTGCACACCCTCGATCGGATTCAGTTATTAAAAAAACAGCGCATGTCCATTGCCGAGATTCAAGAAGTTCTTAAGGCAAGCGACATGGGAGAAGCAGAAGAGTTAATCGAAGATGTAATTGAAGAATTTAATTGTCTGCAGCGAAAGATTACTTATTTGGAAGAACAGCTGAAAGATGCGCCCGCTCATGTGAAGCTGCAAATCAGCAAAACGCTTGAGAATAAAATGGTGGCTATTGCCACTTTACTTGCTTTGCTTTAA
- a CDS encoding hemolysin family protein, with translation MDIITILNLALLVILIGLTAFFVGSEFAVVKIRMSRLDQLISEGNKKAIMAKKVASNLDYYLSACQLGITVTALGLGALGKPTVERLMYPIFEFFAVSDAVASASSYAIAFLLVTYLHVVVGEMAPKTLAIEYAEKMSLLLAPPLYWFGQIMKPFIWALNGAARVFLKAFGVQPAGQEQAYSEDELKIVMAQSFEGGALNETELSYMENVFTFDERAAKDIMVPRTELITLDKDMPLEEIIQVLDENNYTRYPVTEDGDKDKIIGFVSAKKMLPHIVAGRPGKLEDFVRELPTVFEMTGLQNALLKMQHARVHIAVVADEYGGTAGMITLEDILEEIVGEIRDEFDWDEQPEISQISDNQYLINGRVLLKDLEERFGLTFEESEDIDTIGGWVHYKSPGEIQTGDTLTKENTLWTVMEMDHQQIKQVMFHQEPKQ, from the coding sequence GTGGATATAATCACAATATTGAATTTAGCGTTATTGGTCATATTAATTGGTCTGACTGCCTTTTTCGTCGGATCCGAGTTTGCAGTCGTCAAGATCCGCATGTCACGTCTTGATCAACTGATTTCTGAAGGAAACAAAAAAGCGATAATGGCTAAGAAAGTAGCCAGCAACCTGGATTATTACCTGTCCGCCTGCCAATTAGGGATTACGGTAACAGCACTTGGACTCGGTGCGCTCGGGAAACCGACAGTCGAGCGTCTGATGTATCCGATTTTCGAATTTTTCGCTGTTTCGGATGCTGTAGCATCGGCGTCTTCCTATGCCATCGCGTTCTTGCTTGTCACCTATCTGCACGTTGTGGTCGGCGAGATGGCTCCAAAAACACTGGCAATCGAATATGCTGAAAAAATGTCGTTGCTGCTCGCTCCCCCTCTTTATTGGTTCGGGCAAATCATGAAACCATTCATTTGGGCATTGAACGGAGCTGCACGAGTTTTTTTGAAAGCATTTGGCGTACAGCCAGCCGGACAGGAACAGGCATATTCCGAAGATGAACTAAAAATTGTCATGGCCCAGAGTTTCGAAGGCGGGGCCCTCAACGAAACAGAACTCTCCTATATGGAGAACGTCTTCACGTTTGACGAGCGCGCCGCTAAAGACATCATGGTGCCTCGCACAGAACTGATTACACTCGATAAGGATATGCCGCTAGAAGAGATCATCCAAGTACTTGATGAAAACAATTACACGCGTTACCCGGTTACGGAAGACGGAGATAAAGACAAGATTATCGGTTTTGTCAGCGCCAAAAAGATGCTGCCCCATATTGTAGCCGGCCGTCCAGGAAAGCTGGAGGACTTTGTCCGGGAACTGCCTACCGTTTTCGAAATGACGGGTTTACAGAATGCCCTATTGAAAATGCAGCATGCCCGCGTCCATATCGCAGTGGTTGCAGATGAATATGGAGGCACTGCCGGCATGATTACGCTGGAAGATATTCTGGAAGAAATCGTTGGAGAAATCCGCGACGAATTTGACTGGGATGAACAGCCGGAAATCAGCCAAATCAGCGACAACCAATATCTGATCAACGGCCGCGTCCTTTTAAAAGATTTAGAGGAACGCTTTGGCTTAACTTTTGAAGAAAGCGAAGATATTGATACCATTGGCGGCTGGGTTCATTATAAGAGTCCGGGAGAAATTCAAACCGGTGATACGCTGACCAAGGAAAATACTTTGTGGACCGTCATGGAGATGGATCATCAGCAAATTAAACAAGTCATGTTCCATCAGGAGCCTAAACAATAA
- a CDS encoding hemolysin family protein: MDGQIIINLLLVALMILATAFFVGAEFAILKVRMSRIDQLISEGNKKAVRAKEVANELDYYLSACQLGITVTALILGALGEPTVERMLHPVFEYFAVSEAMATALSYAIALGIITFLHVVIGELAPKTLAIQYAEKMTLLLAPPLYWFGKIMNPFIWVMNGSARLFLRMFKVEPAGHEEAHSEEELKLIMTESYKSGEINQTELTYLKNIFAFDDRIVRNIMIPRDKIVSVDKSLSYSEFFAALDQHEYTRYPITEEGNKDRILGFINTKELLTSMAAGRTPDPESFIHKMPSFPETTPIQKVLTKMQQSRIHMAVVTAKDGSTAGLVTMEDILEEIVGEISDESFEVGPI; the protein is encoded by the coding sequence TTGGATGGACAAATAATTATCAATTTACTGCTCGTCGCGCTAATGATTCTCGCGACCGCGTTCTTCGTCGGCGCTGAGTTTGCCATCTTAAAGGTGCGCATGTCAAGAATCGATCAACTCATTTCTGAAGGAAATAAAAAAGCCGTCCGCGCCAAAGAAGTCGCAAATGAACTGGATTACTACTTGTCCGCTTGCCAGCTCGGAATAACCGTAACAGCGCTGATACTTGGTGCTTTAGGGGAACCGACGGTGGAACGGATGCTTCATCCGGTATTTGAATACTTTGCTGTATCGGAAGCCATGGCAACGGCACTTTCTTATGCCATCGCATTAGGGATCATTACCTTCCTTCACGTGGTAATTGGAGAATTGGCGCCGAAAACTTTGGCGATTCAATATGCCGAAAAGATGACCTTGCTTCTCGCTCCTCCACTTTACTGGTTCGGTAAAATCATGAACCCGTTCATCTGGGTGATGAACGGATCTGCCCGCTTATTTTTGCGGATGTTCAAGGTAGAACCCGCCGGACATGAGGAAGCCCATTCGGAAGAAGAGTTGAAATTGATTATGACCGAAAGCTATAAAAGCGGAGAGATTAATCAAACTGAATTAACTTATTTAAAAAACATTTTTGCTTTTGATGACCGAATCGTCAGAAACATCATGATTCCAAGAGATAAGATCGTTTCAGTGGATAAGAGTCTTTCCTATTCAGAATTTTTTGCAGCGCTGGATCAACACGAATATACTCGTTACCCTATAACTGAAGAGGGCAACAAAGACCGGATTCTCGGTTTTATCAACACAAAAGAACTGCTGACCAGCATGGCAGCTGGAAGAACGCCGGATCCCGAGTCGTTCATCCATAAAATGCCGAGCTTTCCGGAAACTACGCCAATTCAGAAAGTCCTAACGAAAATGCAGCAAAGCCGGATTCACATGGCGGTTGTTACTGCTAAAGATGGCAGCACAGCCGGTTTGGTGACGATGGAGGATATTTTAGAGGAAATCGTCGGCGAAATCAGCGATGAATCTTTCGAAGTCGGCCCCATTTAA
- a CDS encoding alpha/beta hydrolase yields the protein MLKLLPPRPFFYEGGEKAVLLLHSFTSNPNDMKKLGRYLQKNHYSCYAPVFSGHGLSAEDLLTYGPSDWWQDALDGYQMLKDKGFEKIAVVGLSLGGVLALKAGQELEVNGVVTMSVPIQREADFLRKRVFYYAKRYKQLEGKDEEQINVEMEELHDLPFDSLVEFQQLIDRTRDNLAHLTSPIRILYGEMDEPLYKESAEEIFQSVASDQKTMKGYPNSKHLMTLGKDMNDVNEDILTFLNGC from the coding sequence ATGTTGAAACTTTTACCCCCGAGGCCCTTTTTTTATGAAGGCGGAGAGAAAGCCGTTTTGCTCCTGCATTCTTTCACAAGCAATCCGAACGATATGAAAAAGTTGGGCAGGTATTTGCAGAAGAACCATTATTCCTGCTATGCCCCGGTATTCAGCGGACATGGCTTATCAGCAGAAGACCTTCTTACATATGGCCCTTCTGATTGGTGGCAGGATGCACTCGACGGTTACCAGATGCTGAAAGACAAAGGGTTTGAAAAAATCGCGGTGGTCGGCCTTTCGCTTGGCGGTGTGCTGGCCTTAAAAGCTGGGCAAGAGCTGGAGGTGAATGGCGTGGTGACGATGTCCGTACCGATACAGAGGGAGGCGGATTTTCTGCGAAAGCGTGTCTTCTATTATGCAAAACGATACAAACAACTGGAAGGAAAAGATGAGGAACAAATAAATGTAGAAATGGAAGAGCTTCACGATCTGCCTTTTGATTCATTGGTCGAGTTCCAACAGCTCATTGATAGAACGAGGGACAACTTAGCGCATTTAACCTCACCCATTCGGATATTGTATGGGGAAATGGATGAACCGTTGTATAAAGAGAGTGCCGAAGAGATTTTCCAAAGCGTGGCGTCGGATCAAAAAACAATGAAGGGGTATCCGAACTCCAAGCATTTGATGACATTAGGCAAGGACATGAACGACGTGAACGAGGACATTCTTACCTTCTTGAATGGATGCTAA